Within the Calditrichota bacterium genome, the region CGCGTCGAGAAGCTCGCACAGATCCTGGTAACCTACTCAACCCGCCTGCGCCGGGGGGACAAGGTGCTCATCGAAGCCGTGGATGTGCCTGCTGAGGCGGTCATAGCCATTGCACGTCGCGCGGCTAAGGCTGGCGCCCAGCCCTTTGTCATCACCAAACAGAACCCCATCCTCCGCGAACTCTATGCGTTGGCCACCGAGGAGAGCATGCGCTTGATGGGGCAGGTGGAGGCGACGCTCATGCGGGAGATGAACGCCTACATCGCCCTGCGCGGCAGTCACAATGTGGCTGAGCTTTCGGACGTGCCGGCGGAGAAGATGCAGCTTTACCAGGCTCACTGGTGGAAACCCGTGCACCAGGAAATCCGCGTGCCCAAGACGAGATGGGTGGTTTTGCGCTGGCCCCACCCGGCAATGGCACAGCTGGCCCACATGTCCACTGAGGCGTTTGCTGACTTTTTCTTCCGCGTGTGTACGCTCGATTACCGCCGCCTGTCGCGCGCCATGGAGCCCCTGCGCGAGTGGATGCAACGCACCGACATGGTCGAGATCAAGGGCCCTGGCACGGCACTCCGCTTCTCCATAAAGGGGATGCCGGCGGTCAAGTGCGACGGCCGGCGCAACCTGCCCGACGGCGAGCTGTTCACTGCTCCGGTGCGCGACTCAGTGGAGGGCACCATCCGCTTCAACACGCCGTCGCTGTTCCAGGGCACGCTCTTCCAGGACGTCAGGCTGCGCTTCCGCAAGGGCAAGATCGTGCAGGCCACGGCCGACAAGGGCGAGCGATTGAACCAGATTCTGGATAGCGATGCGGGGGCGCGCTATGTGGGCGAATTCTCCTTCGGCCTCAATCCGCACATCACCCGCCCAATGCTGGATACCCTGTTTGACGAGAAGATCGCCGGCTCTTTCCATCTCACCCCTGGCTCAGCCTACGAAGAAGCCGACAACCGCAACCGCTCGCAAGTGCATTGGGACATGGTCATGATCCAAACCCCAGAATTCGGCGGCGGAGAGATCTATTTCGATGGCACGCTGATCCGCAAGGATGGGTTCTTCGTGCCCGAGGACTTGCAACCTTTGAACCCGCCTCACTTGCGACGCTGAACGAAGACGCGGCTGGCAGAGCATGAGGAGCCGACGGGTACAAGTGGAACCACAGGGACGGCACTGGGTCGAGGTTTTTTTTGCGGGCGTCATTATTCTGGCACTTCGCCCGTTGGCCGATGGTGGAATGACGGACAGTCAAGCGGTGCAGAAGCTCAGAGAGCAAATCGCAGCTACGGAGCGAAGGTTGCGCGGCACCTTCGGCATCGCCTGGAAGGACCTGGACACAGGAGACACCTTCTTGTACAACGCGCAGGAGGTGATGCATGCCGCCAGCCTCATGAAAGTACCGGTCATGATCGAAGTCTTCCGCCAGGCAGAGCAAGGGCGTTTCCGGCTGGGGGACTCCCTCCTCCTACGCAACTCCTTTCGCAGTATCGTCGACGGCTCGACCTACTCTCTGCGCGCGACAGCTGAGAGCGACAGCTCCGTCTACGCACACCTCGGTGGCAAGATGACCATCCGCGACCTGGTCCACCACATGATCACTGTCAGCTCTAATCTCGCCGCCAATCTGCTCCTTGAGCTGGTCGGGCCGGAAAATGTCACCGCCACGGTGCGGACCCTGGGCGCCTCCCACACCCAGGTGCGTCGCGGCCTGGAGGATCTGAAGGCCCATCAGAAGGGGATCAACAACGAGACCTCTGCTTTTGACATGATGCTGCTCCTCGAAGCCATCGCCACCGGCAGGGCAGCAAGCAAACCGGCCTGCGAACAGATGATGGAGATCATGTTTCAGCAAAGGCTCAGGACCAAGATACCCGCTCTCCTGCCGGACAGTCTCAAAGTGGCGCACAAGACCGGCTCGATTTCGCGCATTGACCACGACGCCGGCATCGTGGTGTCGCCCAGCGGCAGGCGGTGCGTGCTCGTGATCATGAGCAGAGGGATTAGCGACCACAAGCGGGCGGCGCAGGGGATCGCCACACTATCCCGTGCCCTCCTGCAGACGATGCAGTTCATCTAAGCATGGAGGCCTGTATGTTGGAGGAGTTCCGCAATCAGCAGTACACCGATTTTTCTCTGCCAGAGAATCGCAAGGCGCAGGAGGAGGCCATTGCGGCGGTGGAGCGCCTGGCCGACCGGCAGTACCCGCTGTTCATCGACGGCAAAGAGGTGATTACGGCCAAGGTGAAACCGTCGTTCAACCCCTCTGACAAGGACCGTCAGGTGGGGGCATTTTGCCAGGCGGGCCAGAGAGAGGTGGACATGGCCATGGACGCAGCCTTGCGCGCCTTCGAGTCCTGGCGGTGGGCGGAGCCACAGGAGCGCGCCATCGTCCTGCTCAAAGCCGCCGAGCTCATGAAGCGCCGCCGCTTTGAGCTGAACGCCTGGATGATTCTTGAGGCAGGCAAGAACTGGGTCGAGGCGGACGCCGACACCGCAGAGGCCATCGACTTCTTGGAGTTCTATGCCCGCGAGATGCTCCGCTACGGCGCCACACAGCCGGTAACGCCGGTCAAGGGTGAATTCCCGCAGTTGGTGTACATCCCATTGGGCGTCGGGGTGGTGATTCCGCCCTGGAATTTCCCCAACGCCATCCTCACCGGCATGACCTCGGCCGCGATCGTTACCGGCAACACCGTGCTCCTCAAACCGGCCAGCGATACACCGGGCATCGCCTATCAGGTGGTGGACATCTTCCGCCAGGCAGGCCTGCCGCCTGGCGTGCTCAACTTCATCCCAGGCAGTGGGGCGGAGATCGGCGACTACCTGGTGCAGCACCCAAAGACCCGTTTCATTTCCTTCACGGGCTCCATGGAGGTGGGCTTGCGCATCAACCAGCTTGCGGCCACGCCAAGCCCTGGCCAAATCTGGATCAAGCGCGTGGTTGCGGAAATGGGTGGCAAAGACACCATCGTGGTGGATACCGATACGGACTTGGAAGCCGCAGCCGACGCAGTGACCGTGTCTGCCTTTGGCTATCAGGGGCAAAAGTGCTCGGCGTGCTCGCGCTGCGTGGTTCTGGCGGACGTCTACGATCGATTCGTGGAGCTGCTCAAGGCGCGCGCGGAGAAACTCACCATCGGCCCGACCAAGGACCCGGCCAACTACCTCGGGCCGGTCATCAACAAGGCTTCGGAGGAGAAGATCCTCGAATACATCGAGATCGGCAAGAGGGAAGGCAAGTTGGTCACCGGTGGCAGCAAGGCGCCGGGCAACGGCTACTTCATCAGGCCGACGATTTTCAAGGACATTCAGCCGGGCGCGCGGCTGGATCAGGAGGAGATTTTCGGGCCGGTGCTGGCGGTGCTCAAGGCCAAGGATTTTGCACAGGCCCTGGACCTGGCCAACAGCACGATCTACGGCCTCACCGGTGCTGTCTGGACGCGCGACCGCTTCAAAATCGCTGAGGCAAAGCAGCGCTTCCACGTCGGCAACCTGTACATCAACCGGAAGTGCACCGGTGCGCTGGTGGGTGGACATCCGTTCGGCGGCTTTAACATGAGCGGCACCGACTCCAAGGCCGGCGGGCGGGACTACCTGCTGCTCTTCTTGCAGGCCAAGTCCATCTCCGAGAAGCTCGGTTAAAGGTCCTTGCGGAAGCGCGAGGGAGGTTGGCCGATTGCGGGCAGTGGTAATCCAAGGGCCAGGGCGGGTAGGCGTCGAGCAGGTGCCGCCACCCGCGCCTGGCCCTGGCGAAGTGCTCATTCGG harbors:
- the pruA gene encoding L-glutamate gamma-semialdehyde dehydrogenase, encoding MLEEFRNQQYTDFSLPENRKAQEEAIAAVERLADRQYPLFIDGKEVITAKVKPSFNPSDKDRQVGAFCQAGQREVDMAMDAALRAFESWRWAEPQERAIVLLKAAELMKRRRFELNAWMILEAGKNWVEADADTAEAIDFLEFYAREMLRYGATQPVTPVKGEFPQLVYIPLGVGVVIPPWNFPNAILTGMTSAAIVTGNTVLLKPASDTPGIAYQVVDIFRQAGLPPGVLNFIPGSGAEIGDYLVQHPKTRFISFTGSMEVGLRINQLAATPSPGQIWIKRVVAEMGGKDTIVVDTDTDLEAAADAVTVSAFGYQGQKCSACSRCVVLADVYDRFVELLKARAEKLTIGPTKDPANYLGPVINKASEEKILEYIEIGKREGKLVTGGSKAPGNGYFIRPTIFKDIQPGARLDQEEIFGPVLAVLKAKDFAQALDLANSTIYGLTGAVWTRDRFKIAEAKQRFHVGNLYINRKCTGALVGGHPFGGFNMSGTDSKAGGRDYLLLFLQAKSISEKLG
- a CDS encoding serine hydrolase, encoding MTDSQAVQKLREQIAATERRLRGTFGIAWKDLDTGDTFLYNAQEVMHAASLMKVPVMIEVFRQAEQGRFRLGDSLLLRNSFRSIVDGSTYSLRATAESDSSVYAHLGGKMTIRDLVHHMITVSSNLAANLLLELVGPENVTATVRTLGASHTQVRRGLEDLKAHQKGINNETSAFDMMLLLEAIATGRAASKPACEQMMEIMFQQRLRTKIPALLPDSLKVAHKTGSISRIDHDAGIVVSPSGRRCVLVIMSRGISDHKRAAQGIATLSRALLQTMQFI
- a CDS encoding aminopeptidase, yielding MTDPRVEKLAQILVTYSTRLRRGDKVLIEAVDVPAEAVIAIARRAAKAGAQPFVITKQNPILRELYALATEESMRLMGQVEATLMREMNAYIALRGSHNVAELSDVPAEKMQLYQAHWWKPVHQEIRVPKTRWVVLRWPHPAMAQLAHMSTEAFADFFFRVCTLDYRRLSRAMEPLREWMQRTDMVEIKGPGTALRFSIKGMPAVKCDGRRNLPDGELFTAPVRDSVEGTIRFNTPSLFQGTLFQDVRLRFRKGKIVQATADKGERLNQILDSDAGARYVGEFSFGLNPHITRPMLDTLFDEKIAGSFHLTPGSAYEEADNRNRSQVHWDMVMIQTPEFGGGEIYFDGTLIRKDGFFVPEDLQPLNPPHLRR